Proteins found in one Pseudorasbora parva isolate DD20220531a chromosome 11, ASM2467924v1, whole genome shotgun sequence genomic segment:
- the rmnd5b gene encoding E3 ubiquitin-protein transferase RMND5B, with protein MEQCACVERELEKVLHRFVTYGHQSEERLDELLRNVCELRSRLVAYGVQDADLSVLHQTMAQCCKEIKETVQMLASRHKDIHGSVSKVGKAIDRNFDAEVSAVVAENVWDSPERQKYLSETIVEHLYRQGMLSVAEDLCQESGVVIDMSMKQPFLELNRILEALRTQDLRPALEWAVTNRQRLLDLNSTLEFKLHRLYFISLLNGGISKQQEALQYARHFQPFASQHQRDIQILMGSLVYLRHGIENSPYRSLLETDQWAEICNIFTRDACALLGLSVESPLSVSFASGCMALPVLMNIKQVIEQRQCSGVWTHKDELPIEIDLGKKCWYHSVFACPILRQQTSESNPPMKLICGHVISRDALNKLTNAGKLKCPYCPMEQNPSDAKQIFF; from the exons CTTAAGGAATGTCTGTGAGCTAAGGAGTCGATTGGTTGCCTATG GTGTACAAGATGCGGATTTGTCAGTGCTCCATCAAACAATGGCCCAGTGCTGCAAGGAAATCAAAGAAACTGTGCAGATGCTCGCCTCAAGGCATAAGGACATCCATGGCAGTGTGTCAAAAGTGGGGAAAGCGATTGACAGA AACTTTGATGCAGAGGTGAGTGCAGTTGTAGCTGAGAATGTCTGGGACTCTCCAGAGAGGCAAAAATACCTCAGTGAGACTATCGTAGAGCACCTGTATCGACAAGGTATGCTAAGTGTTGCAGAGGACCTCTGCCAG GAGTCTGGTGTAGTAATCGACATGAGCATGAAACAGCCATTTCTCGAGCTCAACCGGATTTTAGAGGCTTTAAGAACACAAGATCTCAGACCAGCTTTAGA GTGGGCGGTGACCAACCGACAGCGGCTGCTGGATCTAAACAGCACCCTTGAGTTCAAGCTTCACAGACTCTATTTCATCAGCCTGCTCAACGGGGGCATAAGCAAACAGCAGGAAGCTTTACAGTATGCACGCCATTTCCAACCCTTTGCCTCACAGCATCAGAGAG ATATTCAGATCTTAATGGGTAGTCTAGTGTACCTCCGCCATGGGATTGAGAACTCTCCATACCGCAGTCTGCTGGAGACGGATCAGTGGGCAGAGATCTGTAACATCTTCACACGGGACGCTTGCGCCTTGCTTGGACTCTCTGTGGAGTCCCCGCTCAGTGTCAG TTTTGCATCCGGCTGTATGGCGCTGCCTGTTCTCatgaacatcaaacaggttatTGAACAGAGGCAGTGCAGTGGTGTTTGGACACATAAGGATGAGCTGCCA ATTGAAATAGACCTGGGGAAGAAGTGCTGGTATCACTCTGTGTTTGCCTGCCCTATCCTGAGGCAGCAGACATCAGAGAGCAATCCACCCATGAAGCTCATCTGTGGACATGTCATATCCAGAGACGCTCTAAACAAACTCACCAATGCTGGAAA ACTTAAATGCCCATATTGTCCAATGGAGCAGAATCCATCAGATGCCAAACAGATCTTCTTCTGA
- the n4bp3 gene encoding NEDD4-binding protein 3-A, whose product MATVQALSLNQDPSKSICAIYPTSSLASGRCVMGSVGSLIEKPDVSPTKSHRAVPQVPGRQNHGLLKKGFNQRELLNYLNITKKEAKGSKHIISGTSSIKREHRREGNDIYAKVYHRDGKELDLGKNSLPIGGKFDKPRFRPSAFKPVTPKNFSSMQNLYPSKSEELENGLTKGMHPSYAKAAPKSLSTSSSSSSPSRPGTSTNKSVLAAARGLSQEEENTSDSGHNSMNSLPPYRPPFRPHLGQISASMGHINHIGSLDRTLLGSKGAASTVTDVSCQSMATLNRLQCYGSEAPPPYELSHSLEDVVRDLEERLLEKEHELRQMRRNLDESEDAIAQVFEGKQRLWEKEVTELKHLYTAKLRQVSQQSQRSQRNLQLQLYKVQQERNRLQEELDSVRRECQTLKSQSPAGQSQNINPQLEETQWEVCQKSGEISLLKQQFRDSQAEVTQKLTEIFLLKTQLHEARNQIRSKDSQIDTLQMALQGARRKCPLPAFEDTRVDAGETGGASATEERLRAELLLERRQNEAQTSAFENERSTWQNEKEKVIRYQKELQASYLEMYHKNEALEKELAMLRGGRAKVEEEGAGGGDEGGALHESKPTTGLPWIERIESSEI is encoded by the exons ATGGCAACAGTCCAGGCCCTGTCCTTGAACCAAGACCCCAGCAAAAGCATCTGTGCCATTTATCCAACGTCCTCTTTGGCATCAGGCCGCTGCGTCATGGGAAGTGTAGGCAGCCTAATCGAGAAACCAGACGTGTCACCAACCAAGAGCCATAGAGCAGTTCCACAAGTACCAGGACGCCAGAACCACGGCCTGCTCAAGAAGGGTTTCAATCAGAGAGAGCTGCTTAACTACCTTAACATAACCAAGAAGGAAGCGAAGGGCAGCAAACACATCATCTCTGGAACATCTTCAATCAAGAGAGAGCACAGGAGAGAGGGGAACGACATCTATGCCAAGGTCTACCACCGGGATGGAAAAGAGCTCGATTTGGGAAAGAACTCACTTCCCATAGGTGGCAAGTTTGACAAG CCACGTTTCAGGCCTTCCGCCTTTAAACCGGTCACCCCGAAAAACTTCAGTTCCATGCAGAACCTCTACCCCTCCAAGTCAGAGGAGCTAGAGAACGGCTTAACCAAAGGCATGCATCCATCCTACGCCAAAGCAGCACCCAAATCGTTGTCCACCTCATCCTCGTCCTCCTCCCCTTCACGGCCAGGCACGAGCACTAACAAAAGCGTGTTAGCAGCAGCCCGGGGCCTCAGCCAGGAAGAGGAGAACACGTCAGACTCGGGACACAACTCCATGAATAGCCTGCCGCCCTATCGGCCGCCATTCCGGCCTCACCTGGGACAAATCAGTGCCTCTATGGGTCACATCAACCACATCGGCTCACTGGATCGCACCTTGCTGGGCTCCAAGGGAGCCGCTTCCACAGTCACAGATGTGTCCTGTCAGAGTATGGCTACGCTAAATCGCCTGCAGTGCTATGGAAGCGAGGCCCCGCCCCCCTACGAGCTGTCACACTCTCTGGAGGACGTAGTGAGAGACCTGGAGGAACGTCTGCTGGAAAAGGAGCATGAGCTACGTCAGATGAGGAGGAACTTGGATGAGAGCGAAGATGCCATTGCACAG GTTTTTGAAGGGAAGCAGCGGCTCTGGGAGAAGGAAGTGACAGAACTAAAACACCTGTACACCGCCAAACTGCGGCAGGTATCCCAGCAGTCCCAGCGTTCCCAACGAAACCTGCAGCTGCAGCTGTATAAGGTGCAGCAGGAACGCAACCGGCTACAGGAGGAGCTGGATTCTGTCAGGCGGGAGTGCCAGACTCTTAAAAGTCAAAGCCCAGCGGGACAAAGCCAGAACATTAATCCCCAGCTGGAAGAGACCCAATGGGAG GTGTGCCAGAAATCGGGAGAAATATCTTTACTGAAGCAACAGTTCCGGGACTCTCAAGCAGAGGTCACTCAGAAGCTGACCGAAATCTTCCTTTTAAAGACTCAGCTGCACGAGGCACGCAATCAGATCCGGAGCAAGGACAGCCAGATCGACACTCTACAGATGGCCTTACAGGGTGCCAGGCGGAAATGCCCCTTGCCTGCTTTCGAGGACACTCGAGTGGATGCGGGTGAGACTGGAGGAGCCAGTGCCACGGAGGAGCGCCTCAGAGCTGAACTTCTGCTGGAAAGGCGCCAGAATGAGGCGCAGACTTCAGCTTTTGAAAATGAGAGAAGCACATGGCAGAACGAGAAGGAGAAGGTAATACGCTACCAGAAGGAACTGCAGGCCAGCTACCTGGAGATGTACCACAAGAATGAGGCCTTAGAGAAAGAACTGGCAATGCTGAGAGGTGGCAGGGCCAAAGTGGAAGAGGAGGGAGCAGGGGGTGGAGATGAGGGCGGGGCTTTACATGAATCAAAGCCAACCACTGGTCTGCCTTGGATAGAGAGGATCGAGTCCTCTGAAATTTGA